TGCGAGCAAACGCATGTACCCCGACATCTTAAACTATGACAAAGTTGTCGATGTAACGGGCTCGTTTAAAACGCCAATGGGCTGCCGCAGCTTCTTAGGTGTCTACGAAGAAAATGGCCAACAAATTCATGATGGTCGTAATAATTTAGGTGTCATTAGCCTTAACCTGCCGCGTATTGCCATTGAAGCGCAAGGCAATGAAGACGCGTTTTGGCAACGACTCGAAGAACGCCTAGCGATCGCCAAAAAAGCCTTGATGACACGCATTGCACGCCTAGAAAATGTCAAAGCACGCGTTGCACCTATCCTATATATGGAAGGCGCCTGCGGAGTACGACTCAAAGCAGATGATAGTGTGGCGGAGATCTTTAAAAATGGTCGCGCATCCATTTCATTAGGCTATATTGGCTTACATGAAACAATCAATGCACTATTTGGTACACAACAGCATGTGTACGACAACCCATTATTAAGAGAAAAAGCTATCGCGATTGTAGATCGCCTACGCCAAGCGACCGATGAATGGAAAGCAGAAACAGGCTATGGTTTTAGCCTTTATAGCACCCCAAGTGAAAACTTGTGTGATCGTTTCTGTCGCCTTGATACTGCTGAGTTTGGGGTTATCGAAGGTGTTACGGAAAAAGGTTACTACACCAACAGTTTCCACCTTGATGTTGAAAAACGCGTTAACCCATACGATAAGATTGATTTTGAACAGCCATACCCCGCTCTCGCAAATGGCGGTTTTATTTGCTACGGCGAGTATCCAAACTTACAGCACAACTTGAAAGCACTTGAAGACGTTTGGGACTACAGCTATGAACATGTACCTTATTATGGAACCAACACGCCTATTGATGAATGTTATGAATGTGGATTTACCGGTGAATTTAACTGTACCAGTAAAGGTTTTGTGTGCCCACGTTGTGGTAACCATGACACCAACCGTGTCTCCGTGATCCGCAGAGTGTGTGGTTATCTAGGTAGCCCAGATGCTCGACCATTTAACGCGGGTAAACAAGAAGAAGTCAAACGACGCATTAAACATTTAGGCAACGGCCAGCTGGGTTAATGCGATGAATTACCATCAATACTACCCAGTTGATGTGGTGAATGGCCCAGGAACACGCTGTACACTGTTTGTTTCTGGCTGCATCCACCAATGCAAAGGTTGCTACAACCAAAGTACATGGCGAATTGATTCAGGTCTTCCCTTCACACAAGTAATGGAAGACCAAATCATCCAAGATCTGCAAGATCCACGTATCCGTCGGCAAGGGTTATCCATTTCCGGCGGGGATCCACTACACCCCGCAAACCTACCTGCCATTTTGAAATTAGTACAACGTGTAAAAACGGTGTGCCCTGATAAAGATATTTGGCTATGGACGGGTTATCTATTTGCAGATCTCACCCTCGAACAGCAGAAAGTGGTGAGTTTCATCAACGTGTTAGTGGATGGGAAATTTGTTCAAGAATTGCATGATCCCGCTTTGCTTTGGCGAGGAAGCAGTAATCAAGTGATCCACCGGCTACGCTAACTATCACGCAGCCAATACAATTTGCTACCAAAGCCTAATTGATTATTCACCATTTTGACTTCTTGCAAATCTAATCGCCATACAGGCAACTTTGCTGTTAACGCCACAGGGAAGCGGCGACAGTAGAAATCACGGGCGGTTTGCTGTGCCGCTTCGACAATAGCAACCACCTCACCAATAAATTGGATCCCTTGGATTTGACTAACGACTTTCGTTTGTGCGGAGACTGTGCCAGCAACACGGCTGTTTTGAAGCATTAATTGACCATGACGCGAGTTCGCATCAGTCATAAAAAACAGGCTCATCTGATTAGCATCAAATGCATAATAGCAACTGGCAGGCCAGATATCATTATCTTGATAAGTAAATAGTGAAAAGACGTGTTGGCGAGAAAAATAACGCTGGATATGTTGTAAGGATTGTTGGGTATTCATCGCAAAAACCTAAGTTAGCCGTTCAGAACACGCTCTTTATACACTATTTCATGTCATCGAGCGTGCTTAAGCTGTTCTGAACGTTTAGAAATGGGTAATTTGCTAACCACTATAACCTATATGGTTCATATCGTCACAGTATGACGAATACTACTATTTATAGATTGCAGCAACACCATTCATTGAGTTTTCACCACCAGCAGAAATTACGCGGAATGAACTTGCACCAGCTTCATCAGCTTTTTTGGCCAATTGTGCGGTCAGATCATTTACACTTACAGCGCCTGTTACTGAAACATAACCTGCGGCTGGTTGGCTAGAATGTTGAACTTCTTCAGCAGCCATTGTTCCAAATGAAATAGCACTTAAAGCTAAAGTTGCAGCAACTAATGTTGATTTTTTCATAATGTGTTCCTCATTGAGATTCAGTTTTTATCAGGGAATTTTATTGTCCCCCTGTGATATGGATCATATTATGCACTTTAATTGATAATGAAAATTAGCTAATTTTGCTGTTATCATTCAAATTATTTGATCTAGATGGATGGTATTGATGACAAATTCATGAACACTGCGTGTCATTTTTTGTTTATAATTTAGTATGTTACATTTATCTTTATTCGATAACCTTTCACATTTTGGCATCTTTTTTCTCCTTTGATTTCAGCACAGAAAGATAAAAATAGGGCAACAAAAGCAAATGAATACGCAAAAAATTTGGCACATCTACCTAATTAGAGAGAAAAATAACAGGTTATATTGTGGGATCACCACGGATGTCCAACGCCGTTTTACACAACATCAAGAAGGAAAAGGTGCAAAAGCACTGAAAGGTAAATTACCACTGACTTTAGTGTTTAATGGTGCGGTGGGGGATCGCTCGGCAGCATCTAAATTGGAATTTCAGATCAAAAGACTCAGCAAACAGGCAAAAGAAAGGCTGGTACTCGACCAGCCTAGTGATATCGTTGACTACTTATTCATTCAAACAGCATCAAAGTGCGCAGAGTAAGTCACTCTCCCTTGGTGATCACTCAATGTGCCATTCTCTAATCCACAAATCATAAAATGCTCTTGTAAGTCAGGCCATGGACAAACAACATTATGCTTAGAAGCGGGTTCGAAGCCAAAACGACGATAATACTGGCTATCTCCTAATACCACGACGGCACCATAACCGAACTCATTCAGGCTATCTAACCCTTCGTAGATCAACTGCCCACCGATACCTTGCCTCTGAAATTCTTTTCTCACCGCCAGAGGCGCTAGACCAACCCATTGGACATCTTCATCATTGACGTCAACAGGGGTGAATCCTACATAGCCAATAACTTCGCCATCATCATTGGTTGCAACAACACCAAGGGTTAATAGGCCGTCTTCACGTAGTTTTTGCACTAAATTAGCTTCTGCCTCAGTTGGGAATGCCTCACGCAGCAGCTTATCAATACCCATGGCATCAACGGGGATCTCAACACGAATTAGCATGAAACAACCACAGAGCTTTTAGACTCAGTGTCCTCATCTTGTTGGGCAGCTTTGATAAAGTCCGCCAGTTGTAATAATGCAAAACGTAGTGGCGCTGGCATATTTTCTAGCTCAAACGCATCCATTAGGTTTTTGACGTATAAACCTAGCTCCGTATCACCTTCAATCACCAATCGACGTTGGAAAAACAACGTATCAGGATCTTCTTTACGTGCCGCAATCAGGATCAGATCATTCGCCGCTGCACACACATGCACATCGGCTTGCTCATCAGAGCGCACCACCAATATGCCATTTTGTAGACTAATGAACCAAACTAAGTTAAGGTCACTGACTTCAACTTTCAGCCATTTACCCTCAAGAAAATCCAACTCTCCTTCTTTGACCGACTCACGAAACTGCCAGCTAAGCAGCTGTTCTAACACTTGACGCTGTATGGCGAATGGGGTCATTTTTAAAGGCAACTTCAGTAATGAAGGACCTTTTGAAATAAGTTGAGAACGAATTTTTCCTAACATAGTACGACTCCCTTATCATTTTTGCCTATCTGCTAACAGTTACGCACTTCTATAAAGCAACCAACAGAAATCAATAGCGGTATACCTGATTATATACAGACCATATAAACTCTAAATAATTCGAGATGCAACTAGGCGATAAATAAATGCGCTGCAAGAAACATACATCAATGTGACTCGCGCGAATCAACCTAGTCAACAACGCTGCAACTTGAAATATGATATGTATATTGACAGAAAATAGATTTATTCATTTGATCCTATATCAAGATTTACACATACGACCAGTATTAATTTGTGAAAATCACCAATTAATCATCACAACCACACCGTAATCCGCACAAAATATCAACAATTGCTGTTGAAAATAACCACAGATTTATAATGGTTTAATCCCTCATTCACTGCCTTAAATCAAAATGTAGACCTGATGAGTTGACTACAATGCTAAATTGTCGAATTTCTACTCTGGAACAATTCTCATGGAATTACTCTGCCCAGCTGGCAACTTACCCGCCCTCAAAGCGGCTGTAGATAATGGTGCTGATGCTGTCTACATCGGCCTAAAAAATGATACTAATGCACGCCACTTCGCAGGACTTAACTTTACTGAAAAAAAACTTCATGAAGCCGAGCGCTACATTCACAGCCGTAAACGTAAACTTCATATTGCGATCAACACCTTTGCTCATCCTAATGGCTTTCAGCGCTGGAAAGATTCTGTTGATCTCGCTGCATCACTCGGTGCTGATGCGCTGATCCTCGCCGATCTGGCCATGTTGGAATATGCAGCGAACAAATATCCACATATAGAGCGCCACGTTTCAGTACAAGCTTCGGCCACTAATACAGAGGCAATCCGTTTCTATGCACGCAACTTTGAAGTGCATAGAGTTGTATTACCTCGTGTGTTATCCATTCACCAAGTCAAACAATTAGCAAAAAGTAGCCCTGTGCCTTTAGAGGTTTTTGCCTTTGGTAGCCTATGCATTATGGCTGAAGGACGCTGCTATCTGTCATCTTACCTTACGGGCGAATCACCCAATACGGTTGGAGCTTGCTCACCAGCGCGCTTTGTTCGTTGGCAACGAACCCCACGCGGGATGGAATCACGCCTTAATGAAGTGCTAATCGACAACTATCAAGGCAATGAAAATGCGGGCTATCCTACACTCTGTAAAGGCCGTTATTTAGTCGATGGCCATAAGTACCATGTGCTTGAAGAACCCACAAGCCTCAATACTATTGAGCTATTGCCTGACCTAATGGCTGCTAATATTGCCTCAGTGAAAATTGAAGGTCGCCAAAGAAGTCCTGCTTATGTCACTGAAGTAACACGCATTTGGCGGCAGGCCATCGATAAATACAATGCTAATCCAACCGCATTTATGGCAGAGCCTCAATGGCTAAAAACACTCGGGGATCTTTCTGAAGGCAGCCAAACTACGCTGGGTGCCTATCACCGTGAATGGCAATAAAAGGAGTCAAATATGCAGTATTCATTAGGATCAGTGCTGTATTACTGGCCCAAACACAAACTTTACGAATTTTATCAATTAGCCGCCCAAAGTGATGCAGATATTATCTATCTAGGTGAAACCGTTTGTAGCAAACGGCGTGCAATGAAGCCCGCAGATTGGATTGATCTTGCAAAACAGCTCTCCACAAGTGGCAAACAAATTATTTTAAGTACATTAGCGCTATTACAAGCACCTTCTGAACTTAAAGAGATCAGCAAATTAGTTGATAACGGTGATTTTCTCGTTGAAGCACATGATTTTGGTGTCGTTAACATGCTAGCTGAACGCAAACTGCCTTTTATTGCTGGTCATGGACTGAATTGCTATAACGCCCAAGCACTGAATATCTTATTACGCCAAGGTATGATGCGTTGGTGTATGCCTGTCGAGCTATCTAGAGATTGGCTCATTAATTTGCTAAATCAATGTGATGAATTAAAAATCCGCAATAAGTTTGAAGTTGAAGTAATGAGCTATGGGTACCTTCCACTGGCTTATTCGGCTCGTTGTTTCACCGCACGTTCAGAAAACAGGGCTAAAGATGATTGTGAGACTTGTTGTATTCATTACCCACAAGGCCGCAAGGTATTATCTCAAGAGCAACAGCAAGTCTTCACCCTCAATGGTCTGCAAACACAAAGTGGTTATTGCTACAATTTAGGTAATGAGCAAACGTCAATGAACGATTTAGTGGATATTGTGCGTATTTCCCCTGACAGTATCGATTCACTGGCAGTACTGACCCAATTTAAAGCCAATCAAACAGGGAAAGCCCCTCTCCCTATTGATGATAAAGATTGTAATGGTTACTGGCGACAAGTTGCAGGGTTAGAGATGGTGGATTAGGGGTATTATTTTATGGGGTGTGAGTGCCGTATTCACACCCTATAAAAATACAGACATCGGTTTCAATCCAATTATTTTACAATATCTATTTATATAAGAACTTAATTCACTCATATATCTATCAATAGTGGAATTCGTGAATCCTTTACCCCAAAGCCGACATCAATACCCCATAAATGGGAACAGTAAACATTTGATGAGTTATTATCGTTATACAAGAGATGAGACATCTTGCTAGTCAAATACGATAAGAAAAAACCAAATATATGCAAATTACAGTATCACGTAATTAATTAACCCATAATATAATGCGGAACAAAGCGAGACGTGTCTTTGGTAATTAATGATCTATCTTCTCGAATGCCTATTCCTGCTGGCTCATCACCAATGACCCAACTGCCTATTAATGTATAGTCAGAGCCAAATTTAGGTAATAATGCACTGGCTTGATAAATTCGCGGTTCATGTGCATATTCACCAAATTCTTCCGTTATAACCTCATTTTCGTGATTAAGGAATAGAGAAACATTGGCGCCTTCACGTGAAAATAGTGGCTTTGTGGTAAAACCTTGCCAATTATTACCCATGTCTTGTTTAAGTTTGCCGACAATATTAATCTGCTCATCGGCAAAATAAGCCGGTAATAAATTAGAATGGTTAGGAAAATAACGCCATAATAAAGGCAATAACCCTTTATTACTTAAAATCGATTTCCACAAGGGTTCAACCCATTCTGTACGCTGACTACGCAATACGGGCCCATAATCATCCTGAAACATCCACTCATAAGGGTATAATTTAAAACCTTGATGGATGATTTGATCTTGCAGATCAGTAAAAACCCCACCAACCCCTAAACCAACCTCTTCCATATACAGAAACTGAGTTTGTAACCCTGCTTGGCTAGCACAATCTTCCAAATATAGAACCGTTCCTCTGTCTTCAATCGAATCTTCACAGCAACAAAAATAGAATGGGTATTCATTTCGCCACAGTAAAAAACGCTGGATCAGTTTTTCTTGAATGGAATTAAATTGATCTGCATTAGTCGGTAATAAACCACATGCCGTCATCTCAGACAGCCATTGCCATTGAAAGAATGCAGATTCATAAAGCGATGTTGGTGTATCTGCATTATATTCCAGTAGTTTTGCAGTACTATAACCATTCCATGAGAAATCCATTCGCCCATAAAGTGAAGATTTATTCGTCTTCCAACTATCGGCTATTGCATCCCAATACAATTCAGGGATCGCCAATTGATTGAGAACCAACTCATCATTGATTGCTGTATCAACAACCTCTAAGCACATTTGATGTAATTCAGCGGTGGGATCTTCAATACCCGTTTCAATCTGATCTAATGTAAAACAATAGGCGTGTGATTCATCCCAATAGATTTCATCATCAATAATATGAAAGTTAAAACCATAATCTTCAGCTATCTGATTTAAATTCTCTCTAGGTTTAAGTGGTATTCTTAACATAATTACCCACCCTTACTTTTCGATTTGTTCCCGAAACCACCTCGAGATGTCGTGCGGGTTGAATTATGATGATAATTAGCAGGTTTTAACTTATTTGAACCATCGGAAAGCCACTTTTCTGATGACCCCACTTCACGGTAAACATTAGGCTCATATCGAGTAGAATAAAATGGACGAGCTCTAGAAAAATAATAGCTCCCCGATGAGTGAGTATGTGTTGAGCTATAGCGTTGCACTGCTTCAGGAGATTCATCAATTGAAAACCCAGCCAGTTTAGGGCCATAAACATCCTGCTCACTCAAACGATCACAATATTCGGGGGTAGCATTTTCCGCCAAACATTGATCATACTGTAAGCGGCTTAATTTACGCTTACTCTGTATACAATTGCCTATACCGTATAAATTTTCGCAAACATCGAGCTGGCTATATGTCGCCATATTTCGTATTAATTCTTGCTGCGCTTCCTCTTGTTTTTGTGCACAAAAAGAAAGGTTATATCCCGCTTGCACGCAGTCATTGGTATCCTTAAATAGCGTGATTTTAGGCGCTTCCGACTCTTGATCGCAGCTGCGTAAACCAAAAAATACCGCTCCACTCATAATAACTAGTGTCAATAACCCTGATCCTTTCCGCTCCTCTTTAGTACTCACACCAACTCGTTTAAGCTGTGGATACCCCTTATAGCCGGCCTTCTTTTTTCGCTTATGATATTTCGTTTTATTTTTCTTATTCATAGTGCATTTTTTTGATTAATAACTCATGCTGACAGCGTTCAAAATACCAAATCCAAGCGATGTCCCACCTAAAAATAAACCAGCAGAGATATTATTTTGTTCAATTTTTTCGCTAATTTTAGGCATATATATTTTGGTTGCACCGAGTACTAATAATTGAACCAATAAAGCAATAACGCCCCAAATAACGCAATCCAAA
This portion of the Providencia manganoxydans genome encodes:
- the ubiU gene encoding ubiquinone anaerobic biosynthesis protein UbiU; its protein translation is MELLCPAGNLPALKAAVDNGADAVYIGLKNDTNARHFAGLNFTEKKLHEAERYIHSRKRKLHIAINTFAHPNGFQRWKDSVDLAASLGADALILADLAMLEYAANKYPHIERHVSVQASATNTEAIRFYARNFEVHRVVLPRVLSIHQVKQLAKSSPVPLEVFAFGSLCIMAEGRCYLSSYLTGESPNTVGACSPARFVRWQRTPRGMESRLNEVLIDNYQGNENAGYPTLCKGRYLVDGHKYHVLEEPTSLNTIELLPDLMAANIASVKIEGRQRSPAYVTEVTRIWRQAIDKYNANPTAFMAEPQWLKTLGDLSEGSQTTLGAYHREWQ
- a CDS encoding GNAT family N-acetyltransferase: MLIRVEIPVDAMGIDKLLREAFPTEAEANLVQKLREDGLLTLGVVATNDDGEVIGYVGFTPVDVNDEDVQWVGLAPLAVRKEFQRQGIGGQLIYEGLDSLNEFGYGAVVVLGDSQYYRRFGFEPASKHNVVCPWPDLQEHFMICGLENGTLSDHQGRVTYSAHFDAV
- the nrdD gene encoding anaerobic ribonucleoside-triphosphate reductase → MKTVVIKRDGCQVNFDLQRIQEAIKRAAAAVNIQDDDYSLQVATTVTELLGNREKVDIALIQDAVENQLMSGPYKNLARAYIEYRHDRDNEREKRSQLTHDIRGLIEQSNVSLLNENANKDSKVIPTQRDLLAGIVAKHYAKQHILPRDVVIAHERGEIHYHDLDYAPFFPMFNCMLIDLEGMLTNGFKMGNAEIEPPKSISTATAVTAQIIAQVASHIYGGTTINRIDEILAPYVHISYEKHLKTAINWGIEDAKGYADSQTEKECYDAFQSLEYEVNTLHTANGQTPFVTFGFGLGTSQEARLIQQSILKNRIAGLGKNRKTAVFPKLVFAIKKGLNHQYGDPNYDIKQLALECASKRMYPDILNYDKVVDVTGSFKTPMGCRSFLGVYEENGQQIHDGRNNLGVISLNLPRIAIEAQGNEDAFWQRLEERLAIAKKALMTRIARLENVKARVAPILYMEGACGVRLKADDSVAEIFKNGRASISLGYIGLHETINALFGTQQHVYDNPLLREKAIAIVDRLRQATDEWKAETGYGFSLYSTPSENLCDRFCRLDTAEFGVIEGVTEKGYYTNSFHLDVEKRVNPYDKIDFEQPYPALANGGFICYGEYPNLQHNLKALEDVWDYSYEHVPYYGTNTPIDECYECGFTGEFNCTSKGFVCPRCGNHDTNRVSVIRRVCGYLGSPDARPFNAGKQEEVKRRIKHLGNGQLG
- a CDS encoding DUF1471 domain-containing protein; its protein translation is MKKSTLVAATLALSAISFGTMAAEEVQHSSQPAAGYVSVTGAVSVNDLTAQLAKKADEAGASSFRVISAGGENSMNGVAAIYK
- a CDS encoding glutathionylspermidine synthase family protein — translated: MLRIPLKPRENLNQIAEDYGFNFHIIDDEIYWDESHAYCFTLDQIETGIEDPTAELHQMCLEVVDTAINDELVLNQLAIPELYWDAIADSWKTNKSSLYGRMDFSWNGYSTAKLLEYNADTPTSLYESAFFQWQWLSEMTACGLLPTNADQFNSIQEKLIQRFLLWRNEYPFYFCCCEDSIEDRGTVLYLEDCASQAGLQTQFLYMEEVGLGVGGVFTDLQDQIIHQGFKLYPYEWMFQDDYGPVLRSQRTEWVEPLWKSILSNKGLLPLLWRYFPNHSNLLPAYFADEQINIVGKLKQDMGNNWQGFTTKPLFSREGANVSLFLNHENEVITEEFGEYAHEPRIYQASALLPKFGSDYTLIGSWVIGDEPAGIGIREDRSLITKDTSRFVPHYIMG
- a CDS encoding DUF1190 domain-containing protein; its protein translation is MNKKNKTKYHKRKKKAGYKGYPQLKRVGVSTKEERKGSGLLTLVIMSGAVFFGLRSCDQESEAPKITLFKDTNDCVQAGYNLSFCAQKQEEAQQELIRNMATYSQLDVCENLYGIGNCIQSKRKLSRLQYDQCLAENATPEYCDRLSEQDVYGPKLAGFSIDESPEAVQRYSSTHTHSSGSYYFSRARPFYSTRYEPNVYREVGSSEKWLSDGSNKLKPANYHHNSTRTTSRGGFGNKSKSKGG
- a CDS encoding U32 family peptidase, giving the protein MQYSLGSVLYYWPKHKLYEFYQLAAQSDADIIYLGETVCSKRRAMKPADWIDLAKQLSTSGKQIILSTLALLQAPSELKEISKLVDNGDFLVEAHDFGVVNMLAERKLPFIAGHGLNCYNAQALNILLRQGMMRWCMPVELSRDWLINLLNQCDELKIRNKFEVEVMSYGYLPLAYSARCFTARSENRAKDDCETCCIHYPQGRKVLSQEQQQVFTLNGLQTQSGYCYNLGNEQTSMNDLVDIVRISPDSIDSLAVLTQFKANQTGKAPLPIDDKDCNGYWRQVAGLEMVD
- the ubiT gene encoding ubiquinone anaerobic biosynthesis accessory factor UbiT, whose translation is MLGKIRSQLISKGPSLLKLPLKMTPFAIQRQVLEQLLSWQFRESVKEGELDFLEGKWLKVEVSDLNLVWFISLQNGILVVRSDEQADVHVCAAANDLILIAARKEDPDTLFFQRRLVIEGDTELGLYVKNLMDAFELENMPAPLRFALLQLADFIKAAQQDEDTESKSSVVVSC
- a CDS encoding YhbP family protein; its protein translation is MNTQQSLQHIQRYFSRQHVFSLFTYQDNDIWPASCYYAFDANQMSLFFMTDANSRHGQLMLQNSRVAGTVSAQTKVVSQIQGIQFIGEVVAIVEAAQQTARDFYCRRFPVALTAKLPVWRLDLQEVKMVNNQLGFGSKLYWLRDS
- the nrdG gene encoding anaerobic ribonucleoside-triphosphate reductase-activating protein; translated protein: MNYHQYYPVDVVNGPGTRCTLFVSGCIHQCKGCYNQSTWRIDSGLPFTQVMEDQIIQDLQDPRIRRQGLSISGGDPLHPANLPAILKLVQRVKTVCPDKDIWLWTGYLFADLTLEQQKVVSFINVLVDGKFVQELHDPALLWRGSSNQVIHRLR
- a CDS encoding GIY-YIG nuclease family protein gives rise to the protein MNTQKIWHIYLIREKNNRLYCGITTDVQRRFTQHQEGKGAKALKGKLPLTLVFNGAVGDRSAASKLEFQIKRLSKQAKERLVLDQPSDIVDYLFIQTASKCAE